From the genome of Haloplanus natans DSM 17983:
CGAGACCATGGCGGTCGGTGACTCCTGGCAGGAGGCCTCAGAGTACATCCTTCGGTACAACCCGGCGCTCGGTGACTCCTTTGCACTGGCGACCGCTGAAGAGGTCGAGGCGACGCTCCTGGTCGGCGGTGACGACGACTATGACGAAGTCTCCGAAGTCCCATTAGAGCGGTTCCGTGACGGCTCCGCATAGATGACTGAAGACGTCGATCCTGAGGCTCCCCGACCCCACCAGAAACAGAAGATGAGACTGACTTTCTCAGTGAATATGGCAGTCTGACGTAGTTCATAAATAGTATGAAGACGTAGTCTGGGATAGAACGATGGCTCGAATCACCGGCTCCTACCCAGATGATCTCGACCTCCTCATTGAGGGCGCTGTCGAGGCTGGTGTGTTTAGTGGCAAAAGCGATGCGTTGCGAGAGTTCGTGCGTGAATACTTCGAGGACCACGAAAGCGAGCGCGTTGCAGCTGCGGTCGCCCTCTACGAACGCGAGCGGATCACACTCGGTGATGCTGCGAGACTCGCTGATGTCGATCGGTGGACGATGCGGGATCTCCTCCGTGAGCACGGTGTTGAGCTCCGCCTCGGACTCGTTGACGAAGACGACGCAGCCTACGAAGTAGAGGCAGCGAGCGAACTCGACTTCGGTGATGAGGACTCGTCTGATGAGGAGCCACGTGCTAAATGACAGATGACGATTCCAGCGAACCGGAGCGTCCTGAACACGACTGTCCTCTCGAATTTCGCCTATATCGACCAGCTGTGGGTTGTTGCTGACCTCTCTGGAATCTGTACGGTACCGGTCGTCCGTGAGGAGCTTGAACACGGCGTTGATGACCATCCATATCTTCAGTCGGCACTCGATACACTCGACGACGAGATTCCCGTCGCGACGATTTCGGACACCGTCGCAAACAGAGAGGCGGTTGTCAGTGACCATCTCGATCCTGGTGAAGCACAGGCATTTGCTTTGGTAGATGCTGCGGACGGTCGTCTACTGACCGACGACGGGGATGCCCGATCGTTTGCGAAAGATCGAGGCGTGACCGTTGTAGGGTCGGTCGGGGTGCTGTTGGCTGCGATCGATGCTGGGAAGATTGATGAGCCAACTGCCGGTGAGTGGCTGTCGACATGGATTGATGAAATCGGGTACTACGTGCCATACCAGTCGATTTCGGAATATCGGTGAGATACGCATACTGGCTCCCTCCATAGCGGGCGTAGTCTCAACTTCCCGAACTTCCCAGAAGTTGAGACCGGCCGTCTCAATGCATAGCTGGTAGTGAGTGAACGAATCGGTTGTGTGAATACTGTTCTCTGCCGAGCGAAAGCGTAGCTACAACACGTGACTGAGAAACCGGCACAACCGCTTAATGCGCGTCGTATGACGACACCAAGAGTCTGATAATAACAGTCCTTATCTCCTATCCCGAGCGATATAGTATTGTGATGAACGCACAAAATAGGTCCACGGGTCGGATCGGATCGCTCACCCAAATCCAGTGGCTAGCAGTTGCGTTAGTCGTGGTCACTGGCGTTCTCCACGTGTATGCTGGTATCGTCGAGGGACGGATTCCCGTTGCACTCGCAGGTGTCGGCTACGCCGGTGCACTTGTGCTGTTCTTCTTCGACTATCGGCGGCGACTGCTCTACCTGACCGGGATTCCGTATACGGCCGTGCAATTCCCCCTCTGGATCGTAGCCAAGTCAGAATACGGAATGGTCGACTACGTTGACAAGGCGGTTCAGGTCGCCTTGATCCTCGTGTTGATCTACCTCTATCTGAACACGCCGTCCGATTCAGCCGGAGACACGGCAATGGCAGCGGACTGAGCGTGCGAATTCACGGGACGTCTATCTCGCTCAGTTATCTCGAATCACCATAATTTTCACCCGATTCACGCCGTCGAAGTCACGAAGGCGGTAGGTCAGTCCCCGAACGCGTTCGCCGGTTCCCTGGCAGAATAAGGACTCGAGACACCACTCCCCCTGATGTGTGTGACTCGTGTTGAGAATCACGTCCTGATAGTCGTGCTGGACACCGTGGAGTTCCCCAATCACCTCGTGATGGCGGTAGTCAAAGGCGACGAGCGCGATAACGTCCTCGCTGAGGTCTTCGAGTCGGGAATGCGACTCGATGTACTCTTGCATCGCTTCACGGACGGCCCGGGATCGGTTGTCCAATCCCTCATCCTGCCAGACCTGATCGAACTCGTCGACCACTGTATCGGGGATATTGAAACTCGTTCGCATACGACCATATTCGATGCCCGGACACAAGAGTCCCGAGTATGATGGTTCCCCCAATCAGGTATTAACAACCGTTATTCGGTGCTCTTTCCGAGTTCAGGGTATGACGATGGTGTCTGGCGACACGTTTGGACTACTGCTCGGTGCGGTCGCACTTGGGGCTGTCCACGGAGTCGAGCCCGGTCATGGATGGCCCGTCGCCGCCTCGTACGCGTTGGATCAGACGAACAAGTGGCTCTACGGCCTTGCGGCGGGGCTCATCATTGGTATCGGCCACCTCATCAGTAGTCTCGCGATGGTTGGCGTGTTCTTCTACGCGAAATCCTATTTTAGTCTCACCCAGATCAACGAGCCAGTCACGATTCTCAATAGTATCCAAGTCGGTGGCCCGGTCAGTCTGGTTGCGGGCGTACTGCTGATCGGTCTTGGGATCCGAGAGTACCACCACGACCACTCGCATAACAGTCCCGATGGCGACCACTCTCACTCGCACGAGAGTCACAATCACGAGTCGACGAACCACTCCGGACCCGACGACAGCCACGGTGATATTCACGAGCATCCGGATTTACAGGACGACGAGGGGCTTATTCCTCGCCTGAAACACGCCGTTCCGTTCATCGGGGGCCACTCACATACGGACGAGGGTTCCAATGATGTTGCCGAGAGGGGATTGCTCGGAATTGCTTGGTTTGCCTTCGTGCTCGGGTTCGCTCACGAGGAGGAGTTCGAGATTATCGCTTTCTGTGCCGGGTCAAACTACTGTCTCGAACTGATGAGTGCATACGCAATTACTGTTGTTATCGGCATCGTGGGACTAACAATGCTACTGGTCGCGGGCTATCAGCACCACGAGGAAACCGTTAAACAGTACACACCGTACTTACCAGTCTTTTCGGCTGCGATCCTCATCATCATGGGTGTTGGATTCATCATCGGCGTATTCTGAATATATTTCTATCATTTCTATGAATTGTCCGTTATAGGGTCTAAACTCACGATTTAGCAAAACTATGTCTCCAACGCTTGCCTCACGTCGTAATGTTTTTCGACAGATGGCCCAGCGCTCGCACGTTACCTGGCCAGCATATGATTCGACACCGCTGTACGATCGAACGTCGCTGGTGGGACTGGAATCAGATATCCGGACAGTCTCAGAAACGTGGTTCGCCCACGGGATGCATGATTCAGTTGAGGAGTTCGTCTGTGCACTCCCCTTGGCCTACTTCCGGTTCAGTGCCCACGACCGGTATGCGGGGTCAACACGCTACCGGATGGACATCCTCTTTCGGGTGTTCGTACTGAAAGAATGCCACGGGTGGGAGCACGAAACCGCACTCGTCGGCTACCTCGGGAACCGCCCTGAACTCTGCGAGCAACTTGGTTTCGAGACGATCCCGTACCAATCGACACTGTGGCGAAGCTGGCACGAGCGGTTCACCCCTGACCTCCGAGAGACTGTCGAGACGGCGGCTCGAACGATCCTCATCAAAGCACAGAATGCAGGTGTCGCGGTTCCGCGTGAGCCGGCACGAAAGCTCCGATACCACGGGAACGAGTCTGGTGAGTCAGACCCGAATGATCAAATTACGTTGGAGCAGGCAGAGAAGATCACCGGACACGTCAGCCGCATCGTGTTCCCGGCGTTTTCGCTGGAACGTGGCGAGGGTTGTGAGATACGCGAGAACGCCTACTGGGACTTACAAACGTATTTCGGACTTCGCGACCGGCTGGCTGCGAACGAAGGGGCTCGCAGTTTCGTCTACGAATCGACTCGGGATCGGACGCCGCTGGGGCACGCCC
Proteins encoded in this window:
- a CDS encoding UPF0175 family protein — protein: MARITGSYPDDLDLLIEGAVEAGVFSGKSDALREFVREYFEDHESERVAAAVALYERERITLGDAARLADVDRWTMRDLLREHGVELRLGLVDEDDAAYEVEAASELDFGDEDSSDEEPRAK
- a CDS encoding twitching motility protein PilT yields the protein MTIPANRSVLNTTVLSNFAYIDQLWVVADLSGICTVPVVREELEHGVDDHPYLQSALDTLDDEIPVATISDTVANREAVVSDHLDPGEAQAFALVDAADGRLLTDDGDARSFAKDRGVTVVGSVGVLLAAIDAGKIDEPTAGEWLSTWIDEIGYYVPYQSISEYR
- a CDS encoding CopG family ribbon-helix-helix protein; protein product: MRTSFNIPDTVVDEFDQVWQDEGLDNRSRAVREAMQEYIESHSRLEDLSEDVIALVAFDYRHHEVIGELHGVQHDYQDVILNTSHTHQGEWCLESLFCQGTGERVRGLTYRLRDFDGVNRVKIMVIRDN